In Vicingus serpentipes, the DNA window ACCCGCGACCTCGACCTTGGCAAGGTCGCGCTCTACCAGCTGAGCTACTCTCGCTTAATATTTTTTCAATGTTGTTAAGAACAATCCCTTTGTAAGGGGACGACAAAAGTAGCTATTTTTTTATTTCTACAAAACATTTTTGATTTTTTTCGGGTATAAAATCAAAGATTTTTTTCTCCGATTTTTAACTCTTTAAAAATCAATCATTAACAAATCTTTTTTTTGGAAAAATAATTCAAAAAAAAAAGCTCAACCAAATAGGTTGAGCTTTTGTGAGCGCGGAAGGATTCGAACCTTCGACCGCCTCCTTAGAAGGGAGGTGCTCTATCCAGCTGAGCTACGCGCCCATTTCTAATTAAAAAAACCAACTTTCGTTGGTTTTTGTCGGGGTGGCAGGATTCGAACCTACGACCTCCTCGTCCCAAACGAGGCGCGATACCGGGCTACGCTACACCCCGATAGGTGTTTTTAAGCGGCTGCAAATATATATATACTTTTTACATTACGAAATAATTTTTAAACTTTTTTTTAATTTATTTTAATCTCCATTTAGTTATATTTGTTGCAATGAGCAATAACATTCAACCATCAAGAACTATGGGTACCCTTCCGGTATTCATGACAGCCATCTCTACTATTTTAGGTGCAATTTTATTTCTAAGATTTGGATATGCTGTTGGCCATGTCGGTTTAATGGGAGCTCTTGCAATAATATTTATTGGCCATTTAGTAACAATACCGACAGCAATGGCTGTTGCCGAAATTGCTACTAATCAAAAAGTAGAAGGTGGTGGAGCATACTATATGATTTCTCGTTCATTTGGTTTAAATATTGGCGCAGCAATTGGAATTGCTTTGTTTTTAAGTCAAGCCATAAGTATTGCTTTTTATGTTATAGCTTTTGTAGAGGCTATAGAACCACTTAGATGGTGGGCATATACCGTTCAAGGTATATACATTGACAAACGAATTGTGGGCTGCTCTATCATGGGATTGCTTACATTATTGATGCTATCGAAAGGTGCTAACATTGGCGTTAAAGCCCTATATGGTGTAGTCTTTATTTTAGCAATATCATTAGCTATGTTTTTTATGGGAGAATCTACATCTCCAAACGGAATGAATATATACAAAACAGTAAAAGATCCAGATAATTTTTTCAAAGTATTTACCATTATCTTCCCTGCTTTCACTGGAATTGCAGCTGGATTAGGTTTGTCGGGAGATTTAAAAGACCCTAAAAAATCAATACCTACTGGTACCATATGGGCAACAATTGTAGGTATAATAATATATATTGCTGTGGCTATAAAATTATTTATGTCTGCAGATATTGATGCCTTAGGAAACGACCAAATGGTAATGAGTAGCATTGCTATTTGGGGTCCAATTATTCCTATAGGCTTAGGTTGTGCAGCTCTATCTTCAGCATTAGGCTCTATAATGATTGCTCCTAGAACCCTACAAGCTTTGGGTGTAGATTCTATTTTTCCAGGAAAACTAAATGGTTGGTTTTCTAAAGGTAGATCTAAAGATGGCGAACCTTTCAATGCTTTAGTAGTTACTTGTATTATTGGTTTTGTTTTTATTGCTCTTGGAGATATTAATACCGTTGCAGGTATTATATCTATGTTCTTCATGGTTACCTATGGTATTATTTGTCTTATTTCATTTTTAGAACAATTTGCTGCAGACCCATCTTATAGGCCTACATTTAAATCGAAATGGTACTTATCTTTATTAGGTGCTGTTTTTAGCTTTTGGCTAATGTTTAAAATGGATTTCACATACGCCTTAGCCTCTACAATTATTATGGTGTTAATCTATATTTGGGTTAGCAGTATTAATAAGGATAAAAAAGGAATTCAAAAATTATTCAAAGGAGTATTGTTTCAGTTAAGTCGTCAGTTTCAAATTTTTATTCAGAAAAAAGATACGGGTGCAGACTCTCCAGAATGGAGACCTTTTATTATTTGTGTTTCTAAAGATTCTTTTAAAAGACAATCTGCATATGATTTATTAAGATGGCTATCTCACAAATATGGTTTTGGAACTTATATCCATTTTATTGATGGTTTCCTTTCAAAAGAAACTTACCAAGAATCTAAAAAAGTAATGAAAAGACTTCTTACATTTAATGAAGGAGTAAAAAGTAAGGTTTATCTTGATACTATAATTAGCCCTTCCTATACTTCTGCAATTGCTCAAGTAATACAATTATCTGGAGTTAGCGGAAAAGGAAACAATATGATTTTGTTTGAATTTACAAATGATAATAAAGAAAGTTTAAACGACGCCATTCAGAACTACCAATTATTAAGAGCAACAGAATTTGATGTTTGTATATTGCGGTCAACAATAAAAGGATTTGGATATAAAAAGAATATTCACATATGGATTCGTCCACGTGATTTTCAAAATGCTAATTTGATGATTCTTTTAAGCTACATTATGCTTGGCCATCCTGAATGGAAAAAAGGTATAATTAATATTTTTTCAACTTATCCTCCAAACGAAAAAGCTGAAACAGAATCTAAATTATTAGAGTTAATTAGTAGCGGTAGGTTACCAATATCTCCAACTAATATTCAATTAATACCTCAATTAAAAGAAGAAAAAATTGATATGGTTATTAATAAAAAATCTGCTGATGCAGATTTAACTATTGTAGGTTACGATTCTGATAATATCGAGACAGAAAGTGATAGTACATTTAATAAATACTCTGATTTAGGAAATGTTTTATTTGTAAGTGCATTCCGTGAAAAAACGATCAAATAGCAATCTGTTTTAGGATTTCAATACTAAAAGTAAATAGTTAATAACTCTACTTATAATCTTTTAAAGTTTCTATTTTCAAACATTAGATTTGTTATCAATTAAAAATTGATGTGAAAATGAACAAACAACTAATTGAATGTGTACCTAACATTAGTGAAGGTAGAGATCAAGCTAAAATAAAACAAATAACTGATGTTGTTGAAACTGTTGAAGGTGTTAAATTATTAGATGTTGACCCTGGAAAAGCTACAAACAGAACTGTAATTACATTTGTTGGAGAACCCGAAAATGTTATTGAAGCAGCTTTTAGATTAATTAAAAAAGCTTCAGAACTTATTGATATGAGCAAGCATTCTGGAGAGCATCCTCGCTTTGGAGCTACAGATGTATGCCCTTTAGTTCCAATATCAGGCATTACAATGGAAGAAACTGTTACTTATGCTCACAAGCTGGCTAAACGTATTGGTGAAGAATTATCAATTCCTACTTATTGTTATGAAAACGCAGCTCAAGAACCTAAACGTAAAAATTTAGCAAATTGCCGCTCAGGAGAATACGAAGGATTAAAAGAAAAATTAACAAATCCAGAATGGAAACCAGATTTCGGACCAGCTGAATTTAATTCAAAAGTAAAAACTACAGGAGCTACAGCAGTTAGTGCTCGTGATTTTTTAATAGCATATAACATTAACTTAAATTCAACCTCAACTAGACGTGCAAATGCAATTGCATTTGATATTAGAGAAGCAGGAAGAAATAAAATGGAAAATGGGAAACCCGTTTTAGATCAAAATGGAGAACCTATTCGAATTCCAGGTAAACTTAAAGCAGTTAAAGGAATTGGCTGGTTTATTGATGAATATGGAATTGCTCAAATCTCATACAATTTAACAAACATTAGCATTACCTCTATGCATGTTGCTTTTGACGAAACTTGCAAAGCAGCTACTAAAAGAGGATTAAGAGTTACTGGTTCTGAATTAATTGGATTAATTCCACTAAAAGCAATGCTAGATGCTGCTGATTACTTCTTAATTAAACAGCAACGCTCTCTTGGTTGTTCTGAATCTGAAAAAATTAAAATTGCAATAAAATCTCTAGGTCTTGATGAATTAAAACCTTTTAATCCTGAAGAAAAAATTATTGAATACATCTTAGAGGATAAGTCTACAAAAAAATTAGTGGATTTATCATTAACTGACTTTGCAAATGAAACAGCTGGGGAATCAATGGCACCAGGTGGAGGTTCAATTTCTGCTTATGTTGGTTCATTAGGAGTTGCTCTAGGAACAATGGTTGCTAACTTATCAAGTCATAAAGCTGGTTGGGACGATAGATGGGAAGAATTTTCTAATTGGGCAGTAAAAGGAAAATCTTACAAAAACAAATTAATGTTTTTAGTTGATGAAGATACTAATGCCTTCAATAAAATTATAGATGGCTTTAGAATGCCAAAAGGAACTGAAGAAGAACAAAAATTAAGAGCAGAAGCAATAGAAAATGCTACAAAATATGCTACTGAAGTACCTTTTAAAGTGATGGAAACAGCATTCCAATCTATGGAAGTAATGCAAGCGATGCTAAAAGATGGCATGCAAACTTCTTTATCTGATGCAGGTGTAGGAATTCTTTGCGCCAAAGCAGCAGTTACTGGAGCTTATTTCAATGTTAAAATAAATGCTAAAGACATTAAAGACAGAACTTTTGCTGATGATTTATTAAAAAGAGGTGAAGAAATTTACCTTAGAACAGTCGAAATAGAACAAGAAACAATAAACTATATCAACTCTAAAATGTAATTAATGAAAAATATAATAACAATATTCATTCTTTTCATTGCTAGTTTAGCATTTGGACAGTCTGATGAAAAAACAAACCTTAATGATATTGCTCCAGAAAAAGAATATGACAATATTTTGGTAAAGAACTTATATTCAGATGCTAAAGCTTCATATTTTGTAATTTGGGTAAAAAAAGGTGTAAAATCTCACAAACATCTAAAACACACTGAATCAATTATTGTTTTAGACGGTGAAGGAGAAATGACTGTTGGAAAGAAAAAATTTGATATTAAACAAGGTGATCACTTTACAATCCCTGAGAACACTTTTCATTCTGTCATTGTTACATCAAAAAATCCATTAAAAATTGTTTCCCTACAAACTCCTGAGTTTTTTGGAAAAGATAGAATATATGAAGATAATACCACTGGGGACTATTAATCTCTAAAAACTAAAAGACTGATAACGTGCTTATCAACAAAAAACCTTGATTTATTAACAAATCAAGGTTTTTTTATAATCAAAAGTTGCATAAAAATAGAATTCGTCTATATTTGTTATAGATTAATAGATAAAAAATCATTGTTTAACCTAATTTTTACAAAATGAATAAAGCAGAATTAATTGACGCAATTGCAAAAGATGCAAAATTATCGAAAGCTGATGCAAAAACAGCATTAGAAACTATTACTGGATCAGCTACTTCAGCACTTAAAAAAGGTGATAAAGTAACTTTAATCGGATTCGGAACTTGGTCTGTATCTAAAAGAGCAGCAAGAACAGGAAGAAATCCTCAAACTGGTAAAGAAATTAAAATAGCTGCTAAAAAAGTAGTTAAGTTTAAGGCTGGATCAGCATTAGCTGATAAAGTAAAATAATTTGTGATAAAATTATTTAAAAAGGCTTTCCCTATGGAAAGCCTTTTTTGTTGCATAGATTTTTTTGTTTTTAATCTTTATTAGAAATATTATCTTTATCGCAAATGAAAAAACAATTATTAGAACAACTTTTAACCTTAGTTACAGATAACAAAAAGGAGTTATTTGATAAAGTTTTAGCAGAAAGAACAAAACATGTAACTGTTGTTCTTGAAAATATATTTCAACCACAAAATGCAAGTGCTGTTCTTCGTTCATGCGATGTTTTTGGTATACAAGATTTACACGTTATTGAAAACGAAAATTCTTACAACATAAACCCAAAGGTTGTTATGGGCGCATCCAAATGGGTTAACCTACACAAACACAATAAAAAAGAAAATAACACCTTAGATTGTATTAATGAATTAAAGAGCAAAGGTTATAAAATATACGCAACAACTCCACACACTAATGATTGCTTAATTGAAGATATTGATTTAACAGAAAAATGTGCTTTAATGTTTGGAACTGAATTGGAGGGCTTATCTCAGGTTGCTATGGATAATGCTGATGGATTCGTAAAAATACCGATGTATGGATTTACTGAAAGCTTAAACATTTCTGTTTGTGCAGCAATTAGTCTTTATGAAATTAGTCGAAAACTAAAATCATCTGATATAGATTGGCAATTAAGTGAAGAAGACAAAATTGACCAACTACTTATTTGGTCTAAAAAAGTAATTAAGCGTAGCGATATAATTGAAAAAGAATTTATCGAAAAGCTATCAAAATAAACTATAAAAAAAAGCCTCTCAAATTGAGAGGCTTTTTTATTATATAAGGTAATTTTTATCTTCTACTTCTTGAACGATCATTTCTTCCTCCTCCTCTATTAGAGAATTCTTTTCTTTCTCCACCTTCACGTCTTCTTCCACTTCTTTCTCCTCCACCTTCTCTTCTTCTACCTTCTCCACCATTTCCTCTACCACCTCTTTCTCCTCTTGGCTTGTCTTTAGAAAATTCTACTCTAATATCTCTCGACTCAATGTTTTTACCATTCATATTGCTGATAATTCTTTCTCCAATACCATCTTCCACTCCTATGAATGCAAAACTATCGAACAAATCAATTTTACCAACAGAATTACCATCTATGCCAGATTGATTACAAATAAAACCTAAAATTTGACCTTTATTTTCAAATCCATCCATTTTACCAACGTTGATAAACAAACGGTTAGTATTAGAAACACTGTTATCTCTCCTATCTCCTCTTCTTCCTTCATCTCTATCTGAGCTTCTTCTTTGTCTGCTAGGATCAATATTTATGTCTTTAGCATTATCATAAGTTTGTAAGAATCTATTAAATTCTACAGATACAAAACGCTCTATAATTTCTTCTTTACTAAAATCAGCTAAGCTTTCATGAATTTGAGCAACAAAAGGAGCAATTCCTTTTTCGTTTACCTCTACATCATGAACATTTTGAGTTAATTGAATAATTTGTTGAGCACAAATATCAGTACCCGTTGGTGCTTTAACTAGATCTAATTTTTTACCTATTTGTTTTTCAACTAATCTTATTCTACCTGATTTACTAGGGCTAATTAAGGCAACAGAAATTCCTGACTTCCCCGCTCTTGCAGTTCTACCACTTCTATGTGTATAGCTTTCAATTTCATCTGGTAAATCAACATGAAATACGTGAGTTACATCATCAACATCAATACCTCTTGCAGCAACATCAGTTGCAATTAAAATTTGTAAAGCTCTGCTTCTAAATTTATTCATCACCGCATCACGTTGAGCTTGTGATAAATCACCATGAAGTGCATCAGCATTATAACCATCAGTCATTAACTTTTCAGCAAATTCTTTGGCTTCTCTTCTTGTTCTTGTAAATACAATACCAAACATTCCTGGAGAGTAATCAATAAATCTTCTTAAAGCATGATATTGATCCCTTCCACTAACTAAACAATATTGGTGCTCAATATTTGCAGCACTACTATTTTTAGTTCCAACAGTAACTTTAAAAGGATCCGTCATATAGTTACTTGCAATACGCTCTACCTCTCTAGGCATGGTTGCAGAAAATAACCAAGTGCGTTTAAAAGCAGGTGTTCCTTCTAAAATTTCATTGATATCTTCTTTGAAACCCATGTTTAACATTTCATCGGCTTCATCTAACACAACTGTAGAAACAGTATCAAATTTTAATACTTTTCGTTGCATTAAATCTATTGTTCTACCTGGTGTACCAACAATAATATTAGCACCTTTTTTAATATCTCTAATTTGATCAGAAATACTAGCTCCACCGTAAACGGCAGTAACTCTAACACCATCACTATGCTTTGAATAAGCAGTTAATTCTTTTGTAATTTGTAAACACAACTCACGAGTAGGACACAAAATTAACCCTTGAATTGCTCGGTAAGTTGGATCAATTTTTTGAATCATTGGCAAGCCAAAAGCTGCCGTTTTCCCTGTTCCGGTTTGTGCTAAACCTACTAAATCTGTATCAGATGTTAATAATTGTGGAATTGCTTTTTCTTGGATTTCTGAGGGTGTCTCAAATCCTAATTCCGTTACTGATCTAACGATATTATCGTCTAGACCTAAATCTTTAAATGTCATTTAATTTATTTTATACCGAACCGGTATGATAGAAAGTGGCGGGACTATTTTCGCCAGTATAACTATACCAATTTGGCTGTTATTAATAAGCTTACCTTGTGGTAAGATTTTGCAAATGTCGGATTTATAATTGGATTAACCTAATAAACATCGTATTTAACATAAAAAGCACCTTGAAAATCAAGATGCTTTATTATAAAATACAAATCTATAAGCCAGTTTCTGTTCCCGATAAATCGGAATTCTATCATTTATCTGGGAGTAAAGTTGCCTCTACCCTCATTCGATCTACCCTCCAAGATTGGGCGAGCAACCCTCAAGCCTTGGTTTATTTGATCTTTCAGCTCTAAAGGTTTACCAAGCTTACAATATTACTATTATAACTGGTGAGCTCTTACCTCACCTTTTCACCCTTACCACACAATGTGTGGCGGTATATTTTCTGCTGCACTAGCTGTTACATTTCTGCACCCCGCGTTTCCCCGGGTTAGATGCTCTTTGCTGTCCGGACTTTCCTCATTACACAAAAAGTGTAACGCGATAGAACGATTTGTACTGCAAATTTATATAAATAAATTTTTGATTTCTTTATTGTTTAATAAATACTTCTGTAGCTCCAGAACCATACTCTCTGTAATCAGCATCTTTGAATGAAAGATTTTCAAATTCAGCCAAATAATTTCTTAGTTCTGTTTTTAAAACGCCAGTGCCAACGCCATGAATAAAAACAAGTTTTCTTATTTTCTGATTAAAAGCCGCGTTTAAACATTTTTTAGCATGGCCCATTTGAGTATGTAATCGTTGCCAATCATCTAATCTCATTGGAAATTCAACCAGTTCTTCTAGATGCAAATCTATTTCAATAATTTTTTCAAACTGATATTTTGTAGTGGTTGTATATTTTCCCAAAAAACCTTCACTTACATTTTTTTCAGGTTTAAATAGTTTGATTCTATCCTTTACCTGCTTCTCGTCTAGTAAATAAGAATGAGTATTGTCTTGATTTATAACTATTAATTCATTAACCGATAATTCATAATCAAAACCATTGTTAGCCTCCACAGTAACCTTACCATTTTGAAGGACAGATTTCACTATCCCTTCAAGGTTTTCATTTAAAAATTTGACTTTATTACCTACCACTAGACTCATAAATAACAAAAGTAAACAACTAATTTAAAATCCTAACAATCATAAAACTATTGGTTGGATTTGCTCTTTTATAATTAACAATATTTCGTATATTTAACACCAACACAATATTTAAAAACACAATAAATCCATTCTTCAACAATTAATTCTGAATTAACTATGAAAAAAATTTACTCCTTAGCAACCGCATTATTAATTTTCTCTGGGTATCAAGCTATTGCTCAATGCGACGGCAGATATCAAGCTGACATTTTTACCAATGTTGATGTTACTACTGTTCAATACGGTAGTAATCAAAACTTAAATGGTACAACTATAAACCTTGACATGGATATTTATCAACCTCAAGGAGATACTGCCTCAAATAGGCCTGTTATCATTTTTGCACACGGAGGATCATTTTCTGCTGGAACAAAAAATGATGCTGATCAAGTATTTTTTGCAACAGAAATGGCAAAAAAAGGATATGTATGTGCTTCTATTAACTATAGACTTGCAACAAGTGCATTCTCTTTAATTGCAGAAGAAACAACTGCAAAAGTTGTATTAATGGCGATTCAAGATGGTAGAGCTGCTATTCGTTTTTTTAAACAAGACGCTGCAACTACAAATACATACAAAGTTAATCCAGAACAAATTTTTATAGGAGGAACTTCTGCTGGTGGAATATTAGGAATCAATTTAACTTATAATGATGATATTTCCGAATTAAGCCCTCAATGGCAAACTTGGGCAACCGAAGTTGGTGGTATTGAAGGTAATAGTGGAAATCCCGGATATTGCTCAAGAAGTAATGGTACTTTTGGCTTTGCTGGAGGCGTAGCGGATACTAGCTGGATTGAAGAAAATGATGTTCCATGGTACGGATCTCATGCATACACCGACAATACTGTTCAATACGGTTATGGTCAACCTCTAAATGGTTTTACTCCTGTATTTTTATATGGAAGTGGCCTAATGAAAGATAGATTAAATAATTTAGGAATATACAATCATTTAGATGAATATACTGGAGGAAACCACCCTCCTTTTGCTGGTGATGCTAATATAATGGCTAATAATAAAGATAGTTTAGCAATGTTCTTGTATAATATTTTAGATTGTAATCCAAGCAACTTACAACTTCCAAATCAAAAAAGCTGTAATACTACCGTTAGTATTGCAGAAGTTAATGGAAATACATTAGATGCAAGTATCTATCCAAACCCTTTTAACGATGAAATTAATGTTTCTATTAAAGAGGTAAATGGTACAACTATATCTGTAATTAACTCACTTGGAAAAGTAGTTTTAACTGAACAAGCAAATTCATACATAACTAATATTAACCTTTCTCATTTAGCAAAAGGAGTTTATATCGTTAAAGTAAATTCAGTTGATGGAAGTAACCACACTCAGCTAGTTGTTAAGCAGTAATAAACACAAAACAACTAAAAAAGCCGCTCAAATGAGCGGCTTTTTTTTTGCTTAATCATTTCTAATAACTTAAAATAATTTAATAATAAATCACAATTACTTTTGAAATTTAACAAACATTTTATTTTTAAACTAAACTAGTTACTTTTAAAAAAACTAAAAAAAAATAATTATGAAAAAAACTTTACTATCTTTATTTGTGATTGGAACAACATTTTCTGCTTTCGCACAAACAAACAATCAATTACAATCTATCGACAAAACTTTCAAATTTGATAAATATGAAAGTAAAATATCAACAACAGCTAAAGGAACTGTAACTTGTGATAATGACACAATAGATTATTCTTATGCAAAAGCAACTGGTTTAGCTGCATTAAACTTAAATAATGCGACTTCAGCTAGAGCTGTATCTCAATATTACAATGCTCCTCAATCAATAACTGTATATGGAGCAACTTTTTATGCTTACAAAGTTGATGCTACAGGAGGTATTTCTACAAATGTTAATGTAGAGATTTATTTAGCTGGAGCTGATTCAATGCCTACCGGAGCTCCTTTAGCAGCTGTTTCTGTTCCTGTTGATACTTCATTTGGTGGTGGAGCCTTAGCTGTCTTAGAAAAAACTGTTAACTTCACTTCTCCTGTTGTTGTAAATCAACCGTATGTAATTGTTGTAGACAATAATTCTGCTAATGGAGTTGGTATTGTTAGTAATAGCTACCAGGCTGCGGATGGAGCTCAAGAATGGTTATCTTCTGCTAATCTTTTTGGAACATGGACAAGATCTTATGCTTTATCACTTGGAGGTACACTTTATGATGCAGACATTTATATTCAACCATACGTTTCTTATGATGTAACTGTTGATTTTACAGTTGATGGTTGTTTGCCAACTACTGGTGGAGGAAACATTTCTGTTACAAATACTTCTTCTCCTATTTTAAATGACAGAATGTATAGCTTAGCTGCATTTTTAGGAAATACTGATACTTCATACGTTTACAATTTTGGTGAAGATGCTACTTTAATTTACCAAGAAAATCCAAATCACACTTATGCAACAAGCGGTACTTATACGGTTACTTTACTAGCTGGATTACAAGGCTGGAGATCTGTTGCTCTTTGTTCTGAATCACAAACTGGAACTGCTGACATTTGTACTGGAATAAATGAAAATAGCAATACTACAGTTCAATTATATCCTAATCCTGTAAATAATTTATTAAACATTAATGGTTTAGAAGTGAATTCTTCTATCAACATTTTCGATTTAACTGGAAAATTAGTTATTAGTAAAAATAACTTATCTAATACTAACTTCTCTATTTCTACAGAAAGCTTAAAAGCTGGTGTATATTTCGTTTCAATTAACAATGAAAATACTCCAACAAAAACTGTTAAAATTATTAAACAATAACACAACACGAATTCAAATAAAAAAGCCGCTCAAATGAGCGGCTTTTTTTTATGATACTTAAGATTTATTTTAATGAATATTTAACCATTCCAATGCTTTATCTACATCAGTAAACATTTTGGTTGGTGTTTTAGGCCGATTAAATTTGATAAAGAAATTCATCATCAATTTTGTAGGAAGAGAATCTGAAACTAATGCCATGGCTATACTTAAATCTGCATGTCTGTCTTCAGCAGCATAATCTCTAGCTTCTTTTGTTATATTAAACAACCCTCTTGAATCAACTAAAATTTTCATTTTTTGATTATTCTGTAATAATAACCGCGCTTTTTTACTCTCCTTCATACAGTCAATACAAACATCTGCACCTTCTTTAAAAACAATATAAAGAACATCATCTTGAATAAAATGATTCCCAATCGACGTTTCTATTATATCTTTATTTACCATGAACTTCAATTAATATTCAAAATTATCTAACCATTCTTTAGCTTTTTCTCTATCACTAAAAAGCTTAGTAGGCGTAAGAGGTTTATTTATTTTCATAAAAAAATTAGCAACCATTTTTATAGGCAAAGAATAACCCACTACTACAGCCATTGCAATCGTTATACTTTTAAATCTTTCACTACTTACAATTTTTCTTGCTTCATCCGAATAATGCCATACTTTAGTTACATCTACTAAGGTTTTCATTTTTTTGCCTTCTTGTATGTTTGTTTTAACACTAATATTCTCTTCAATTTCAGAAATACCAACATCTGCTTGCTCCTTATAAATAAGGTAAACGATATTATCTTTAATGTAAATATTAGCCGTTTTTGTTTCTACCATACTGAATAACTACACACAAAAAAGACTAATTTATAAAAAATATCGACAAAACAAACATTTCATACGTCTAAAATCAATTGATTTATTATTTTTCAACATAGAATTTCTTGAGCATTTTTATTATAAAAACAGCTCAAAAATCGTAAATTCGCAACGCTTTAGAACAAGAATAGATATGGAACAAATCGAAAAATACATCCCTAAAAATAAAGTAAGAATTGTAACTGCTGCCAGTCTTTTTGATGGCCACGATGCTGCAATTAACATTATGCGAAGAATTATTCAAGCAACTGGTTGCGAGGTAATTCATTTAGGGCATGATAGAAGTGTAGAAGAAGTTGTAAACTGTGCTATTGAAGAAGATGCAAATGCAATTGCAATGACTTCATACCAAGGTGGACATGTTGAGTATTTGAAATACATGTTC includes these proteins:
- a CDS encoding Smr/MutS family protein, which gives rise to MSLVVGNKVKFLNENLEGIVKSVLQNGKVTVEANNGFDYELSVNELIVINQDNTHSYLLDEKQVKDRIKLFKPEKNVSEGFLGKYTTTTKYQFEKIIEIDLHLEELVEFPMRLDDWQRLHTQMGHAKKCLNAAFNQKIRKLVFIHGVGTGVLKTELRNYLAEFENLSFKDADYREYGSGATEVFIKQ
- a CDS encoding T9SS type A sorting domain-containing protein: MKKIYSLATALLIFSGYQAIAQCDGRYQADIFTNVDVTTVQYGSNQNLNGTTINLDMDIYQPQGDTASNRPVIIFAHGGSFSAGTKNDADQVFFATEMAKKGYVCASINYRLATSAFSLIAEETTAKVVLMAIQDGRAAIRFFKQDAATTNTYKVNPEQIFIGGTSAGGILGINLTYNDDISELSPQWQTWATEVGGIEGNSGNPGYCSRSNGTFGFAGGVADTSWIEENDVPWYGSHAYTDNTVQYGYGQPLNGFTPVFLYGSGLMKDRLNNLGIYNHLDEYTGGNHPPFAGDANIMANNKDSLAMFLYNILDCNPSNLQLPNQKSCNTTVSIAEVNGNTLDASIYPNPFNDEINVSIKEVNGTTISVINSLGKVVLTEQANSYITNINLSHLAKGVYIVKVNSVDGSNHTQLVVKQ
- a CDS encoding T9SS type A sorting domain-containing protein → MKKTLLSLFVIGTTFSAFAQTNNQLQSIDKTFKFDKYESKISTTAKGTVTCDNDTIDYSYAKATGLAALNLNNATSARAVSQYYNAPQSITVYGATFYAYKVDATGGISTNVNVEIYLAGADSMPTGAPLAAVSVPVDTSFGGGALAVLEKTVNFTSPVVVNQPYVIVVDNNSANGVGIVSNSYQAADGAQEWLSSANLFGTWTRSYALSLGGTLYDADIYIQPYVSYDVTVDFTVDGCLPTTGGGNISVTNTSSPILNDRMYSLAAFLGNTDTSYVYNFGEDATLIYQENPNHTYATSGTYTVTLLAGLQGWRSVALCSESQTGTADICTGINENSNTTVQLYPNPVNNLLNINGLEVNSSINIFDLTGKLVISKNNLSNTNFSISTESLKAGVYFVSINNENTPTKTVKIIKQ
- a CDS encoding DUF7793 family protein, whose product is MVNKDIIETSIGNHFIQDDVLYIVFKEGADVCIDCMKESKKARLLLQNNQKMKILVDSRGLFNITKEARDYAAEDRHADLSIAMALVSDSLPTKLMMNFFIKFNRPKTPTKMFTDVDKALEWLNIH
- a CDS encoding DUF7793 family protein produces the protein MVETKTANIYIKDNIVYLIYKEQADVGISEIEENISVKTNIQEGKKMKTLVDVTKVWHYSDEARKIVSSERFKSITIAMAVVVGYSLPIKMVANFFMKINKPLTPTKLFSDREKAKEWLDNFEY